The following coding sequences lie in one Oncorhynchus gorbuscha isolate QuinsamMale2020 ecotype Even-year linkage group LG10, OgorEven_v1.0, whole genome shotgun sequence genomic window:
- the LOC124046435 gene encoding protein max-like isoform X1, with translation MCRRITWGESVDRLVPAVGVAPFLISFWLPPRFVFKHPPPPHTFHRRMSDNEDIDVDSDADKRAHHNALERKRRDHIKDSFSSLRDSVPVLQGEKQSVKQASRAQILDKATDYIQYMRRKNHTHQQDIDDLKKQNAMLEQQGECGLKAQGQLQVQEVRALEKAKGNTTLQANYSSSDSSWYTNPKGSTVSAFDGGSDSSSESETEEPANRKKLRVEPI, from the exons ATGTGTAGGCGAATCACGTGGGGAGAATCCGTTGATCGTCTTGTCCCTGCTGTAGGAGTTGCTCCGTTCTTGATTTCATTTTGGTTGCCACCTCGCTTTGTTTTTAaacacccccctcctcctcatacGTTTCACCGAAGAATGAGCGACAACGAAGATATCGATGTTGACAGTGAC GCTGACAAACGAGCACATCACAATGCGCTGGAGCGCAAACGTAGGGACCACATTAAAGACAGCTTCAGCAGTTTACGGGACTCTGTGCCTGTGTTACAAGGGGAGAAG CAATCTGTCAAACAGGCTTCCCGAGCTCAGATCCTAGACAAAGCCACAGACTACATCCAGTACATGAGACGAAAAAACCACACACACCAGCAGGACATTGACGACCTGAAGAAGCAGAATGCAATGCTAGAGCAGCAGGGTGAGTGTGGGCTCAAGGCCCAGGGACAACTGCAGGTGCAGGAGG TCCGTGCACTGGAGAAGGCCAAAGGGAACACTACTCTCCAGGCCAACTACTCTTCCTCTGACAGCAGCTGGTACACCAACCCCAAGGGGAGCACAGTGTCTGCCTTCGATGGAGGCTCTGACTCCAGCTCtgaatcagagacagaggagccggCCAATAGAAAGAAGCTGCGTGTGGAGCCCATCTAG
- the LOC124046435 gene encoding protein max-like isoform X2 encodes MCRRITWGESVDRLVPAVGVAPFLISFWLPPRFVFKHPPPPHTFHRRMSDNEDIDVDSDADKRAHHNALERKRRDHIKDSFSSLRDSVPVLQGEKQSVKQASRAQILDKATDYIQYMRRKNHTHQQDIDDLKKQNAMLEQQVRALEKAKGNTTLQANYSSSDSSWYTNPKGSTVSAFDGGSDSSSESETEEPANRKKLRVEPI; translated from the exons ATGTGTAGGCGAATCACGTGGGGAGAATCCGTTGATCGTCTTGTCCCTGCTGTAGGAGTTGCTCCGTTCTTGATTTCATTTTGGTTGCCACCTCGCTTTGTTTTTAaacacccccctcctcctcatacGTTTCACCGAAGAATGAGCGACAACGAAGATATCGATGTTGACAGTGAC GCTGACAAACGAGCACATCACAATGCGCTGGAGCGCAAACGTAGGGACCACATTAAAGACAGCTTCAGCAGTTTACGGGACTCTGTGCCTGTGTTACAAGGGGAGAAG CAATCTGTCAAACAGGCTTCCCGAGCTCAGATCCTAGACAAAGCCACAGACTACATCCAGTACATGAGACGAAAAAACCACACACACCAGCAGGACATTGACGACCTGAAGAAGCAGAATGCAATGCTAGAGCAGCAGG TCCGTGCACTGGAGAAGGCCAAAGGGAACACTACTCTCCAGGCCAACTACTCTTCCTCTGACAGCAGCTGGTACACCAACCCCAAGGGGAGCACAGTGTCTGCCTTCGATGGAGGCTCTGACTCCAGCTCtgaatcagagacagaggagccggCCAATAGAAAGAAGCTGCGTGTGGAGCCCATCTAG
- the LOC124046435 gene encoding protein max-like isoform X3 encodes MCRRITWGESVDRLVPAVGVAPFLISFWLPPRFVFKHPPPPHTFHRRMSDNEDIDVDSDADKRAHHNALERKRRDHIKDSFSSLRDSVPVLQGEKASRAQILDKATDYIQYMRRKNHTHQQDIDDLKKQNAMLEQQVRALEKAKGNTTLQANYSSSDSSWYTNPKGSTVSAFDGGSDSSSESETEEPANRKKLRVEPI; translated from the exons ATGTGTAGGCGAATCACGTGGGGAGAATCCGTTGATCGTCTTGTCCCTGCTGTAGGAGTTGCTCCGTTCTTGATTTCATTTTGGTTGCCACCTCGCTTTGTTTTTAaacacccccctcctcctcatacGTTTCACCGAAGAATGAGCGACAACGAAGATATCGATGTTGACAGTGAC GCTGACAAACGAGCACATCACAATGCGCTGGAGCGCAAACGTAGGGACCACATTAAAGACAGCTTCAGCAGTTTACGGGACTCTGTGCCTGTGTTACAAGGGGAGAAG GCTTCCCGAGCTCAGATCCTAGACAAAGCCACAGACTACATCCAGTACATGAGACGAAAAAACCACACACACCAGCAGGACATTGACGACCTGAAGAAGCAGAATGCAATGCTAGAGCAGCAGG TCCGTGCACTGGAGAAGGCCAAAGGGAACACTACTCTCCAGGCCAACTACTCTTCCTCTGACAGCAGCTGGTACACCAACCCCAAGGGGAGCACAGTGTCTGCCTTCGATGGAGGCTCTGACTCCAGCTCtgaatcagagacagaggagccggCCAATAGAAAGAAGCTGCGTGTGGAGCCCATCTAG